A genomic region of Photobacterium swingsii contains the following coding sequences:
- the topA gene encoding type I DNA topoisomerase, which translates to MGKSLVIVESPAKAKTINKYLGKDFIVKSSVGHVRDLPTGARSTGKKAAATSTKGLSPEEKARIKKEKDRKSLIGKMGVDPYNDWAAQYEVLPGKEKVVNELQKLAKDADYVYLATDLDREGEAIAWHLREIIGGDDARYKRVVFNEITKNAIQQAFEQPGELNIDGVNAQQARRFLDRVVGFMVSPLLWKKVARGLSAGRVQSVAVKLIVEREREIKAFTPEEFWDIHANTQTLGSDALRLMVTHQSGKAFRPENEADTMAAKSVLDSATYKVADREDRPTSSKPSAPYITSTLQQAASTRLGYGVKRTMGLAQRLYEAGYITYMRTDSTNLSKEAVESAREFIASEYGDNYLPEKANVYGSKGNAQEAHEAIRPSSVEVQAEHLEGMDQDAVKLYDLIWRQFVACQMVPAKYDSSTITVSAADFTLKAKGRTMRFAGWTHVQRPSGKNEDTTLPMVHVGDTLTLTELEPKQHFTKPPARFTEAALVKELEKRGIGRPSTYASIISTIQDRGYVRVDMRRFYAEKMGEIVSDRLDQSFADLMDFDFTARMEGNLDKIAEGEKNWKQVLDQFFSDFTAELEKAELDENEGGMKPNNIVETDIECPTCSRPMGIRTASTGVFLGCTGYALPPKERCKTTINLGDEDGIVNVLEEDVETAALRAKKRCPKCDTAMDAYLIDQDRKLHVCGNNPSCDGYIVEKGEFVLKGYDGPVIECDKCGSDMELKNGRFGKYMGCTSDDCKNTRKILKNGEIAPPKEDPVHLPELPCSQDPDAYFVLRDGASGLFMAASTFPKSRETRAPLVEELVRFKDRLSPKFTYLTDAPTEDPDGRPTVVRFSRKTKENYVRSEVDGKPSGWTGLYIDGKWEITDKRKKPKKEKEDKAE; encoded by the coding sequence ATGGGTAAATCTCTCGTTATTGTGGAGTCCCCTGCCAAAGCCAAGACGATTAATAAGTACTTGGGTAAGGACTTCATTGTAAAGTCAAGCGTTGGTCACGTTCGTGATTTGCCAACGGGTGCGCGTAGTACCGGCAAGAAAGCCGCTGCGACTTCGACCAAAGGGTTAAGTCCAGAAGAAAAAGCACGTATCAAGAAAGAAAAAGATCGTAAATCGCTGATCGGTAAAATGGGTGTTGACCCATATAACGATTGGGCGGCTCAGTACGAAGTGCTTCCAGGCAAAGAAAAAGTTGTTAACGAACTTCAAAAACTCGCCAAAGACGCTGACTACGTCTATCTCGCAACCGATTTGGACCGCGAAGGAGAAGCTATTGCGTGGCACCTTCGTGAGATCATCGGCGGCGATGATGCACGTTACAAACGAGTGGTTTTCAACGAAATTACCAAAAATGCAATTCAACAGGCGTTTGAACAGCCTGGTGAGTTGAACATTGATGGGGTTAATGCCCAGCAAGCGCGTCGATTCCTTGATCGCGTGGTTGGCTTTATGGTTTCTCCACTATTGTGGAAAAAAGTCGCTCGTGGCTTATCAGCAGGTCGTGTTCAATCAGTAGCGGTGAAGCTAATTGTTGAGCGCGAACGCGAAATCAAAGCGTTCACACCTGAAGAGTTTTGGGATATTCACGCGAATACACAAACCTTGGGTAGTGACGCACTGCGTTTAATGGTAACGCATCAGTCGGGCAAAGCGTTCCGTCCTGAAAACGAAGCCGATACGATGGCTGCGAAGTCTGTGCTTGATAGCGCAACTTATAAAGTGGCTGATCGTGAAGATCGCCCAACCAGCAGTAAACCATCTGCGCCTTACATTACCTCGACGCTTCAGCAAGCGGCGAGTACACGTTTAGGCTATGGCGTTAAGCGAACTATGGGCCTTGCTCAGCGTTTGTATGAAGCGGGTTACATTACGTATATGCGTACTGACTCCACGAACCTTTCGAAAGAAGCGGTTGAGTCGGCGCGTGAATTTATTGCGTCTGAGTACGGTGATAACTACCTACCAGAAAAAGCCAATGTCTATGGCAGCAAAGGCAATGCACAAGAAGCGCACGAAGCGATTCGTCCTTCAAGTGTTGAAGTGCAAGCTGAGCACCTAGAAGGCATGGATCAAGACGCCGTTAAACTGTACGACCTTATCTGGCGTCAGTTTGTTGCTTGTCAGATGGTGCCGGCTAAGTACGATTCAAGCACTATCACGGTATCGGCTGCTGACTTTACGCTAAAAGCGAAAGGTCGCACTATGCGTTTTGCGGGCTGGACACACGTTCAGCGTCCATCTGGTAAAAACGAAGATACTACACTGCCTATGGTTCACGTTGGCGATACATTAACGCTAACCGAGCTTGAGCCTAAGCAACACTTCACTAAACCGCCAGCGCGCTTTACAGAGGCTGCATTGGTTAAAGAGCTTGAGAAGCGTGGTATTGGTCGTCCGTCAACGTATGCGTCTATCATTTCTACCATTCAAGATCGTGGTTATGTACGTGTTGATATGCGTCGTTTCTATGCTGAAAAAATGGGTGAGATTGTTTCAGACCGTTTAGACCAGTCTTTTGCTGATCTGATGGACTTTGACTTCACTGCTCGCATGGAAGGCAACCTAGATAAAATCGCTGAAGGCGAGAAAAACTGGAAGCAAGTGCTTGACCAGTTCTTTAGTGACTTCACTGCTGAGCTTGAAAAAGCAGAGCTTGATGAAAACGAAGGCGGCATGAAGCCAAACAATATCGTAGAAACTGATATTGAGTGTCCAACATGTTCGCGCCCTATGGGTATTCGTACCGCATCAACGGGTGTTTTCCTTGGTTGTACTGGCTACGCATTACCACCGAAAGAGCGTTGTAAGACGACGATCAATTTAGGTGATGAAGACGGCATTGTTAACGTACTTGAAGAAGACGTTGAAACAGCGGCGCTGCGTGCTAAAAAACGTTGTCCTAAGTGTGATACAGCGATGGACGCTTACTTAATCGACCAAGATCGTAAATTGCATGTTTGTGGTAATAACCCAAGCTGTGATGGTTACATCGTCGAGAAAGGTGAGTTTGTTCTTAAAGGCTACGACGGCCCAGTTATCGAATGTGATAAGTGTGGTTCCGATATGGAGCTTAAGAACGGTCGTTTCGGTAAGTACATGGGTTGTACGAGCGACGATTGTAAGAACACACGTAAGATCCTTAAAAACGGTGAGATTGCGCCACCAAAAGAAGATCCAGTTCACTTACCTGAACTACCGTGTTCGCAAGATCCTGATGCTTACTTCGTGCTACGTGACGGCGCTTCTGGTTTGTTCATGGCTGCAAGTACTTTCCCTAAATCACGTGAGACGCGTGCGCCATTAGTGGAAGAGCTCGTTCGCTTTAAAGACCGTCTGTCGCCTAAGTTCACTTACCTGACAGATGCGCCAACGGAAGACCCAGATGGTCGTCCAACCGTTGTACGTTTCAGTCGTAAGACGAAAGAGAACTACGTACGTTCAGAAGTGGATGGTAAGCCATCTGGCTGGACTGGTTTATACATTGACGGTAAGTGGGAAATTACCGACAAGCGTAAAAAGCCAAAGAAAGAAAAAGAAGATAAAGCGGAGTAA